The genome window CCTAGGGCCACTCGCCCGATGCAGTCACGACTCACGACTCGCTCGAGCATCTCTGACTCCCCGATGACGTCTTGAGTGATTGTCAGGTGAGgcctagggtctgtttggtttggctgtggctgtgaaaaaagctgctgtgggctgtgagctgtgaaaaaagctgttgtgggctgtgaactgctaaaaagctaaaaatcgtttggtggaaaccactaaaagtcgctaAAAATTCTTCCATATATATTTTCACTGTTCCACCTAAAAGCTGCTAAAAGCAGGTTcagaggtgctttcagttttgcactacaAGAAAGTCGACTTTTAGAAAAAGCTACTTTCCAGATTCAGccctttggtttgacttttggcttttaggaggcaaaagccaaagccaaaagccaaaccaaacacacccctaGACTGGTCCAAGTTTGGCCAAACTTAGCCAAACTTATTCACTCCATTTTGGCTCGACTTGAAAAGTTCCCTAGCACTCACCAAAACAActggaaatggcctaagggcacatttccctttcaatcacccTCTTTTTtgtgattcatgccaacacaccacaatctccctcttttttgtgattcatgccaacacacCAAAAGCAACTTTAAAAATACTAACATAACCAAATATGAGCCAACTTTTGCAAATTGAAGTCAAGTCAAACACCGATATAATAAGTATAGGATTTGACATATTTAGATCATttggccaccacttggtttattttcgtaaaacaaattcattttcttaCTTTTAAACCAAATCACTTTAGTTTTGCAAATTAAATCATTTATCAAGACAATTTTGATCAAGAAGCCAAAAACTCCCTCTTTTCCCACGATAAAGATTTCTCCCCTACAAGAGAGTAGTTTTGCAATCAGAGGGCTCATCTTGCtgttaagagggttttgataaaaaGACAAGTTCAAAACATAATACTTTTTGAAATACACAAGTGGcggttgatccagttgctttggaaaTGGGTGAAGTGGGGGCGTCAAttggctctaaattttacactataaaatgtaATGATCGAATCAGATcctatttttattcatttttgaactaaaaataATTTAGAATCCTAACAATTTATTAAGAAATATTTAGATAGCGATCCATTAGCACCCCTATCCATACCTCCATTTGGAACGCAGTTGTCTCAAGGATCCTCACAGTAAATAGCCCAGTCCCAACAAGGTTCCAATTGCCCGCCTGTCAGTTTCGGTCCAGGACTGGATGCGGCGTATTACCTGTTTGTTGGCGGTGATAGGCACAAGAGAATAGAAGAGAAGAGAACTGCCCGTGTTACTGTTATTGTGCACCATGCAGTTCCTGAAAGCTGACTCGAAGCTCGTTTTGCCGTGCGCTGTAGTGCGTAGGAACCAGTGGactgtttggttcacatatttgtaatgtgAACAGTAATGTTTAAGTCCAATCTTAATCAGATATCATACTAAGAACTAATACCGACTTATTTAGATTTCATAGCGCTGGTTTTGAATGTAAATCATTATTATTGTCATTTACGTTACACTACGTGAACCAAACAACATCTAGGAAGCCACATTAGACTACCTACCGCCCGACGCCCCCTCCCCTACCCTTGTACGTGTTTAGGGGCACACCCACGGTGCAGCGACAACCGCTACACTCTTCCCTACACAGCGGTTCAGCATGAGAGCACACCAGATCTAGCGGACACTGTGCTGGCCTGACCCCCTTGCATCGATTTCTATGTGCGCCATTATTTATTAGTTGGGAAAATTTTGATAATAGGTGATAAATAGGTATGGAAATGATAATTTATAGTAGTAGTGGTATATAAGGGGAGAATTGTTGCGGGAGGAAGAAAAGTAGGGTGTGAAATCTGGTTAAAGTGACTGCAAAAGTGCGATAAGAAGGAAAATTTAGAGAATAACGTTGCAGATAGTCTTGTTGCATATAGTCTTAGACCtttttcgtttgtgtcggattgtacCCAAAATCATTCTAGttcatcaaagtttatataaattagagaagcaatccggttaggaatcgttctGACCCACAAATCCGGCACAAACGAAAAAGCCTTAGACGTTACTATCAATCTCTCTGATCCCCAGTTTGGATCTGGCTGTGGCCTGTGCCCTTTGGGCCTGTGCGCTTGCAAGCACCTGTGAGCCGCCACGAGTACGTACAGTTACGAGTGGTGCTGTTGCGCTTGAATGCACCTCGTTCACGAATGATGAGATGCACATGCATGGCCAATCGGCCATGGCCGTGGGGTTCTGAGCCCTGACAGCGTCAGTCAGTCGAGACGAGGCCATGCACGGCGCATGCATCGATCGTTGCCTTGCCTGCGCCATTCCATTCATCATGTAGATAGAGTAGATTTATAACTGTGCTGTGCATTTCATTATTAATCTCGTAATTTGATAGTGCAAACTTGAGGACTACTTTTTAACGCTCATGTAGATATAGTAGATTTATCTTTCTTGGAGACACTCATCCATGCCATTACAGAATGTGACGCTGGTTCTGAAGGCAGATGCTGTCGTTATCTGGACAGAAATATTTGCTAACAGGCAAGCTCTGCACGTCAAGAACAGCTCACGGTTCTTGCTTATACGGTTATACCTTTGACTGTGTACAGTTGCTGCCATCGATCAGTAATATGTAGAACTGGAAGTCGAACAGAAACAATTACTCACTCTGTCACTCATGACATATGCACTACATATGATTCATAACATAGGTGACTCTGCAGACCAGACGCATTTTATTCCGTCCCGTCTCTCGTCCGAGCAACGCAGTGCATTCTTGAAAAcaagttccttttcttctcccgaATTAATCACGGCGGAATTACACCGTTGGAAAATTGGAGCTTTTACTTACACCCATGGAGCCGTCACTGTACCATTCCATCGGTCACCAGCTCCTGCAGGCCGCGCCTGAGCCTCTCAGCAGCCAGCCTGGTGTCTTCTTCCTTGAGCCCTCCGAAGGAGACGCGGATGTACCCGGGTCCTCCGCTGGCGCTCCCGGGGATCACGGCGACGCCGTGCTTGTTCGCGAGCCACCTGACAGCCTCGAAGTCGTCCGAGCAGCTGTCCGGTAGCTTTGCCCAGAGGTAGATGGCGCCCTCCCCGCCCTTGACGTTGTCCTCGCCGAGCGGGGACAGCGCCTCCACCAGCAGCGCCCGGTTTTTCACCAGGTCTTTCACCCGTTCTTTGATCCACTCGGGGCCGGCCTCCAGCGAGTAGAGCGCCAGGCGCTGCCCGATGATGGAGGCGCAGATCGGTATGTTGTCTTGCACCTTGAGGAGCTGATCGTGGAAGCCATCAGCTTCATTTGGAAATGCAATCTGCAGCAGACAGTTCATGTGTGACTAACTGGTACAGTGGTAATTAAcagcaggaggaggaggaggagcaaaaAAAAGTCTAGCTGCAAGCAGGTTGGGGTAGGCGTAAAGCATAAGAAAACGGTAAATGAAGAGTATGATGCACTCACGTATCCTACACGCCACCCCATCATTCCATAAGCCTTTGAGAACGAGAAGAGGTTGACAATATGAGCATCTTCTAAGCAGTAGTGCTCCATTCCATCATACATAAAGTACCTGCAAAAAAGACACAGGAAAACTGACCTAAGCATCAAGTCTTACAAGGCTCAAGTACTAAAGATCATAGCTAAACTAGAACGAGGAGCAGAGATAAGCCACTTATGATATGTTTCTTTAAGCTTACAGGGAAAAGGTCCTCTATTAATTATTAATTCCTCAACATGGGCCTGAACGCCCGACTCTTTCAGGCAAACATAAAGCCTGAATAAAACAGTAAGTGTGATATTTCTAAAGGCTTAGAAGCTGGAATGAGTTTAAATAAGAGAAGTTATCACAAACCAAAAAAGCACATGATAACTGTATTCGACATATTCTGACACAACATATTTGTGCAGGACGACTACTTTCTGAGTCTCCTATGGCCACAATATTCTTGACTTTCCCTTGTGGAAATTGCTAAGGGTCTGTTCGTTTTGTTTCAATTCCATGTGAATTGAGGGGGAATAAATCCACTAGTAGTCAAAATCCACCTCAATCCACCCCAATACCCCTCAATCCACATGGTTTTGGgatgaaacgaacaaggcctaaggtgTATTCTAGAAATACAATCTGGGTACGACATCAGAGTGTCTTTCATCTGGACACAGATTCAAGAGGGCAAGGTAGAGTTCTAATGGCTTATATGATCTGTCCCTTTGACTACAACCATAATTCATGGCTCTTCTCTCTCTAACAGATACAACAAAATATTATGTTGTTGCTTGTGAAAAGTTAGCAATTTACAGTGTTGACTTACTCATAGGTATTGTCAACCACAAGCCATGCACCAGCATTTTTGCACAGATCTGAAATCCTCTGGAATGACAATGCAATATTAGAAAATGTTGGATAGAGATTCCAAACACAAGTGTTAGTGGAGAGAGATGACCTCAAGCATAGGCCTTGGAATAAAAGCTCCAGAGGGGTTCCCCGGATTCACAACAGTGACAAGTTTAGGGATAGGCTCATTTTCTTTCAGAACCTTCTCCAACCAATCTGCATTTTTAGACACAGTTGTAATGTATGCTTCCAAAATAAAATGTTATCAATTACAGCCAATGCATCGTTTCTTCTACTAGATGCATTGCGCTTTACAAAAGCATATTATTCTCATCAGCTAAAAGATATGTAGACTTATGAGGGAAAATTAACATGTGCCAATGAAGCAGATGCTCATGAACAAGCACTAAGTGCAACAATTTTTTACAAGACTGTTGATATGATATAAGACATCTCACCATTTTTTCAGATGCAACAGGAAGAAGAGAGTCATCTTACCAACATCAGGATGAAGTGTCTTGGGATCGCAGCCACCAACTAATATGTCAGTAACACCTGTCATCTGGAATGACATGTAGGCATTGAAATAATACGGTGCAAACATGACAACGGAATCACCAGCATCACAGAGAGTGAGGACCAAGTTCACAAAAGCCTGAAAAAATCAATGTTAGAAAAGACCAGATTATAAGACAAGATCAAGGTCTAGCAGTGAAACAGGAAAGAAGAGTGTGCCCCCAAAGAAGTAATTAACAGAAGTAAATTGGGAAACATAAGGCCCATTTGGAAAACACTACAAGGCAAAATAGGTAGTAAATGCAGGCAGAACTTACCTGATTTGCACCAGCAGTGACCATGACTGATGATTTGGTAAGCTTATTCTCTCTGCTTAGCTGGAAAAATCCAGTAAACATCAGGGAGGATATACAAGATGCTTGCAATGCACTACAAATTTTAATACATTGGTGCTCCAAACAGCAATAAAAAACTTAGCCCAATAGGTGACAAATCAGTGTAATAAATTCTAAAGAGAACTGTGCGATGGAGCATTTAGTCTAATGGTTAGAGCACCTACATCATCTCAAGATTTCAATTTAACTGTTATACAAACACTACGGCAGAGAGACTTTGCAACTCTTAGCACCATGGTTTTCTCTTCTGAATTTCCACTCTTCTAGAGAAGTCACAAttgttggaatataatataagtgaattgcctACCCCTcctatcagcttaagcttttAGGTTGAATTGGTCGGTGTATGCAACTTAATAACAATAATGAATATTTGTTCCCATTTCTCAGTGGATGAATAAGAAAGGCAGGTTTCGTGCAGTGGTTGCAATGGTGAGAGTAGTCTCACTGAGTCACTAGGTCACGGGTTCGAAGCCGCCACTCCATATTTATAGGGAAAGGTTTGTCTTGAATTATCTCTTTCTCAGCCCCCATTCATGTGGGAGTCTTTCGCACTGGGCCTATATTCAGAAAATTAGATGCTAACGTAATTCTGAGAGGGGATCTTTGGCGCTGGGCCTATATTCAGAGAATTAGATGCTAATGTAATTCTGAGAGTGGGGGGGGCTTTGGCACTGGACCTATATTCAGAAAATTAGATGCTAATATAAATCTGAGAACAAAAAGATTTTTTGGAacagaccccactcatgtgggagtcTTTGTCACCGGGTTTATATCCAGAAAATTAAATGCTAATGTAATTCTGAGAACAAAAAGATTTTCGGAACCTTTGGACTCAGGAGCATGCCCTGCTTAGTCAGTGTATGGGCAAAGTATATATATTCTATGATAAAAAAGAAGTTACCTTTTCGAGAAGTGCTTCTCGAAGCTCAGGAAGCCCATCATCAGAACCATATTTACTGACTATTGGTTCCCTGATGATCTTTTCGATCTTATCCATAGCTGACTCGGGAGGTTGCCAGTAAACAACTCCCTGCATTCAGGACTTACAACAAATCAATAACAGAAACTAATTTCTCAGAAATAAATACCATATGCTCGGGGTCATGCTCATAGCACACGAACAGGCACGCATGGCACTAGTTAGGTTACACACGAATGCCCCACTTCACTTCGCTAACACAAGAACCATTTTCAGGAGTAGCAACTAAAAACAGTATGACTTGTTCCATGAGACGTAGGAAACGAACTGTACTGCGCTAGTACATTTCAACCTGAACTGTTTACAGAAACCGTTTGGGAGCGAATTGCTACAAGATGATCGCCTGCTTCCGTTTGACTTTCCGTTTCGTGCTCGTTCCATTAACCTTAAACCACCGTCACAGAATACGATCTCATTGCACAACCAAATCGAGCAAATTATGGTGAGAGAGTATACCTGCGCAAGCGACATCACATCCTTGGCCCCTCGGAGCAGTTCTTGTATCTGGAAAAAAAAAGGGGACGTCATCAGCAAGAACTCACCAAGGAAGGCCAAGAAACTCAGAGTCAAAGATGCGATTCCGACGAGGTAGGAGGAATTCGTCACCTTCACCATGACCGGAGCGTCCGTCTCCACCGCCCTCCTCGCCAGCTTAGCGAAGCTACCCATGTCTCCGCCTCCTCCTGCTCTCTCCGGCCCCTGCAGGCTGCAGCCCTCCTCCTCCAAGAGGAAGAAGCAAGAACTGGAAATTTCGGGGAACGGGCTGGAGTCAGAGATCCAAGGGTACCAAGCAAAAGAACAGCAGCGAGTCCAAAGACATGCggaaggaaagaagaagaagaggaagaggggCTAAAGAATTCCCCCCGAGACAACAACCTCTGCGGTCACCCACTGATCCCGAGTTCGctcaccaactcctcctcctcgCGTCCCAAGTGTGCTGCCCCGACAAGGCAGGGTCTCTATAACAAACACACATGAAGACAGAGAAAAACCGAAAGGCTCAAAGGGGGTTTCTACTCTTCCCTTTTTCTTCGCTTTTCCTTGTCACTCTTCTGTCTCTTTCTCTCATCTTTTGGCTTATTATTACGTTCCGTGAATGCGGGGTGGCGCCGTGGATGGATAAGAAAAAAAATCAGGCTCTGCTGCTGCGTCTGCGTGCGTTTCATTTCAGGGGAAGGGAGAAGGGTCAATAAAGGACAAATGAGGGAACTTTTCCAGGTAAAAATAGATAAAAAAAAGATTGCATTTCTAAATGCAAAAGTAATGTGCCATCAAGTGTCGCGGTTTACAGGAATGGTAAAAATTTTATAGATATTAGTTTAAAACACAGAAAAACACATGATTCAGGAAATAATCATCTGATCCAAAGGAGATCTTAGCGTTTATACACAGTACTGCAGTAAATATCGAATTGTTTTTTGTTTCAAAATCCGGTGCATGAGCTGCCAGCCAGCCACATGATCCAATGGGTGAGTGAAGACAAATTAGGGCGGTACTCGTCTGCCTATTAGGACAAAACTTGGTTAGCACTAACTACGACGCAGAAGCATGTGATCAGAATCTGAGTCTCCTGCTAAAAACAAAGTCGtttagggttgatttggtgaaaAGGGGATCACGGTGGATTGGAGAGGATTGATggagaaataaactaatttttccATTAATCCCCTCCGATCCTCTCATGATCTTTGGTCACCAAATCAGCACTTAGTGTCTAGGGAGGGAAATAATTCCTCCACCAGGCACCAGATTATCTGGGACAAATGTTTGGATCTAGATACTATTTTATTAGATAGCTAAAAAATAGCTCTATTATATCGAAACAGGATAACTAATATATGGGTTACTTTCTAGCTGAGTATTTTAGCTAACTAGCTAGTCAGCCATAATAATTTAGGCTTGCTTTTAGCTCCAACCAGTAACTAGTTAAACCTATCAAAACAGGCTCCTAGCGTAGATGCGAAGAACTTATTTTTCGAGTTCAGAAAATACTAAAGACATATCTCCTCGACTCATGAATTTTGGTTGGATCTAAGGGCTATTTGTTAACTAGCTAAAAGTTCATCTAAATTAGCTCTATTACATCTAAATAGGAGATCTAATAGATAAACTATTTTTCAGTTAAGTCTTTAGCTAATTTTTAGTCAGTTAACTAGTTAATTACAGCTAATTAGTCTACCTACTAACTGGCCATGTATATATCTAGCTGGTCATGTCAACGACAACCTAATTTCATGCTCAGAAAATTTTGAGACGCTTCCAAGTTCCAAGAGGGAGTCTAGACTAGTTCCACCCAGTACGGCTTGGGGACAGTGTGAATTGTGTGACAAACCGACGAGACGGAAAGGCATAGAATAATGCTCGGACGGACCTGTTGTCCTGTTCGGATCCTCCCTGGATTTGGATCGCGGTCCAATGCAGAAGCACAAGGCCGGGGCGCCCGGGCAACTCGCGTCGCGCCGCGCCGCGTGCCGCTCGGCGCTC of Zea mays cultivar B73 chromosome 8, Zm-B73-REFERENCE-NAM-5.0, whole genome shotgun sequence contains these proteins:
- the LOC100285201 gene encoding LL-diaminopimelate aminotransferase; translation: MGSFAKLARRAVETDAPVMVKIQELLRGAKDVMSLAQGVVYWQPPESAMDKIEKIIREPIVSKYGSDDGLPELREALLEKLSRENKLTKSSVMVTAGANQAFVNLVLTLCDAGDSVVMFAPYYFNAYMSFQMTGVTDILVGGCDPKTLHPDVDWLEKVLKENEPIPKLVTVVNPGNPSGAFIPRPMLERISDLCKNAGAWLVVDNTYEYFMYDGMEHYCLEDAHIVNLFSFSKAYGMMGWRVGYIAFPNEADGFHDQLLKVQDNIPICASIIGQRLALYSLEAGPEWIKERVKDLVKNRALLVEALSPLGEDNVKGGEGAIYLWAKLPDSCSDDFEAVRWLANKHGVAVIPGSASGGPGYIRVSFGGLKEEDTRLAAERLRRGLQELVTDGMVQ